The following coding sequences are from one Sander lucioperca isolate FBNREF2018 chromosome 2, SLUC_FBN_1.2, whole genome shotgun sequence window:
- the ewsr1b gene encoding RNA-binding protein EWS isoform X4: protein MASAPADYSSYSQTTAQQGYASYAAQPSQSYGQSAAQSYGQQNYGSYAQPAAADGTYTQTTPAAAGYTQQQQQQQYGSSYTQPAAAGYPAAQSTTHAYSQSTQGYGASGYDSTPAAAAPAASQSYGSQPGYTAQSAYPGYGQQAAPTAPQSYNASSQPAAYNQSSYSQPAAYGQQQSGYQAAQASYGQQQGYQQQSQQQSQAPPAYPPQASGSYGQPPANQYSQQGGPPSYNQSNHYNNYRQDGQGGGSGYSGSESSRYSGSGENRGRDGFDRGGMMHRGRGGMGRGMGSAGDRGGFSKPGGPMNSDERETGRPEEQDDSENSTIYITGLTEKANLEEMAEFFKHVGPIRINRRLGQPAINIYTDKDSGKPKGDATLSYEEPVCAKAAVEHFDGKEFQGRRLKVSMARRKPMMGGMRGGMPMRDGMMGRGGMMGRGGDRGGFMPRGGPRGMGRGGPTGGNMQQRAGDWECPNPGCGNQNFAWRMECNQCKAPKPEGLGGGPPFPPGGDRGRGGMGMRGGRGMDRGGPAGAGGPGGPGGFRGGWGGDRGGFRGRGGMDRGGFRGAGRGGPPMDRMGGRGGRGMGPPGGKMDMRDHRQERRERPY, encoded by the exons ATGGCGTCAGCTCCGG CAGATTACAGCTCCTACAGTCAGACCACTGCTCAGCAGGG GTATGCATCTTATGCTGCCCAGCCCTCACAAAGCTATGGACAGTCTGCAGCACAG AGCTATGGTCAACAGAATTATGGATCATACGCCcaacctgctgctgctgatggcaCTTACACCCAGACAACACCTGCCGCTGCAGGCTacactcagcagcagcagcaacaacagtatGGGTCCTCGTACACCCAGCCAGCAGCAG CTGGCTATCCTGCTGCCCAGTCGACCACTCATGCCTACTCCCAGTCAACCCAGGGTTATGGAGCCAGTGGTTATGACAGtactcctgctgctgctgctccagctgccTCCCAGTCTTACGGCTCTCAGCCAGGGTATACTGCCCAGTCTGCCTACCCTGGTTATGGCCAGCAGGCTGCTCCCACTGCACCGCAGAG TTACAATgctagcagccagccagccgCTTACAACCAAAGTAGTTACTCCCAGCCAGCAGCATATGGCCAGCAACAGTCAGGCTACCAGGCCGCACAGGCAAGCTACGGTCAGCAGCAGGGGTACCAGCAGCAGTCCCAGCAGCAGTCCCAGGCTCCTCCTGCTTACCCTCCTCAGGCTTCTGGTTCCTATGGGCAGCCTCCAGCCAACCAGTACAGTCAACAGGGTGGACCTCCCAGTTACAACCAGTCCAACCATTACA ATAATTACAGACAGGATGGCCAGGGTGGAGGTTCTGGTTACTCTGGCTCTGAGTCTTCAAGGTATTCTGGGTCAGGGGAGAACCGAGGCAGGGACGGCTTTGATCGAGGTGGAATGATGCATCGGGGCCGTGGAGGCATGGGCCGTGGCATGGG CAGCGCTGGAGACAGAGGTGGCTTCAGTAAGCCTGGTG GACCTATGAACAGCGATGAGCGTGAAACTG GACGCCCTGAAGAGCAGGATGACTCTGAGAACAGCACAATCTACATCACAGGATTGACTGAGAAGGCTAACCTGGAGGAGATGGCTGAATTCTTTAAACATGTTGGCCCGATCAGG ATTAACCGCAGACTTGGCCAGCCTGCCATtaacatatacacagacaagGACTCAGGAAAGCCCAAGGGAGATGCCACCCTATCCTATGAGGAGCCAGTCTGTGCCAAAGCAGCTGTAGAGCATTTTGATG gAAAGGAGTTCCAAGGCCGAAGGCTTAAGGTGTCCATGGCACGCCGTAAGCCCATGATGGGTGGAATGAGGGGTGGCATGCCCATGCGAGATGGCATGATGGGCCGTGGAG GTATGATGGGCCGTGGAGGTGACCGTGGCGGGTTCATGCCACGTGGTGGTCCTCGTGGTATGGGCAGAGGTGGACCCACAGGGGGCAACATGCAGCAGAGAGCTGGGGACTGGGAGTGTCCTAACCC GGGTTGTGGTAACCAGAACTTTGCCTGGAGGATGGAGTGTAACCAATGCAAAGCCCCCAAGCCAGAAGGGTTGGGCGGTGGCCCTCCCTTCCCCCCTGGAGGTGACAGAGGCAGAGGGGGAATGGGAATGCGTGGAGGCAGAGGTATGGACCGTGGTGGGCCGGCAGGAGCCGGAGGCCCTGGTGGCCCTGGAGGTTTCCGTGGAGGTTGGGGAGGCGACCGTGGTGGATTCAGAGGACGTGGTGGAATGGACAGGGGAGGTTTCCGAGGGGCCGGGCGTGGAGGACCACCCATGGACCGAATGGGTGGCAGAGGTGGAAGAGGAATGGGCCCACCAGGTGGCAAGATGGATATGAG GGACCATCGCCAGGAGCGCAGGGAGCGACCCTACTGA
- the ewsr1b gene encoding RNA-binding protein EWS isoform X1, whose translation MASAPADYSSYSQTTAQQGYASYAAQPSQSYGQSAAQQSYGQQNYGSYAQPAAADGTYTQTTPAAAGYTQQQQQQQYGSSYTQPAAAGYPAAQSTTHAYSQSTQGYGASGYDSTPAAAAPAASQSYGSQPGYTAQSAYPGYGQQAAPTAPQSYNASSQPAAYNQSSYSQPAAYGQQQSGYQAAQASYGQQQGYQQQSQQQSQAPPAYPPQASGSYGQPPANQYSQQGGPPSYNQSNHYNNYRQDGQGGGSGYSGSESSRYSGSGENRGRDGFDRGGMMHRGRGGMGRGMGSAGDRGGFSKPGGPMNSDERETGRPEEQDDSENSTIYITGLTEKANLEEMAEFFKHVGPIRINRRLGQPAINIYTDKDSGKPKGDATLSYEEPVCAKAAVEHFDGKEFQGRRLKVSMARRKPMMGGMRGGMPMRDGMMGRGGMMGRGGDRGGFMPRGGPRGMGRGGPTGGNMQQRAGDWECPNPGCGNQNFAWRMECNQCKAPKPEGLGGGPPFPPGGDRGRGGMGMRGGRGMDRGGPAGAGGPGGPGGFRGGWGGDRGGFRGRGGMDRGGFRGAGRGGPPMDRMGGRGGRGMGPPGGKMDMRDHRQERRERPY comes from the exons ATGGCGTCAGCTCCGG CAGATTACAGCTCCTACAGTCAGACCACTGCTCAGCAGGG GTATGCATCTTATGCTGCCCAGCCCTCACAAAGCTATGGACAGTCTGCAGCACAG CAGAGCTATGGTCAACAGAATTATGGATCATACGCCcaacctgctgctgctgatggcaCTTACACCCAGACAACACCTGCCGCTGCAGGCTacactcagcagcagcagcaacaacagtatGGGTCCTCGTACACCCAGCCAGCAGCAG CTGGCTATCCTGCTGCCCAGTCGACCACTCATGCCTACTCCCAGTCAACCCAGGGTTATGGAGCCAGTGGTTATGACAGtactcctgctgctgctgctccagctgccTCCCAGTCTTACGGCTCTCAGCCAGGGTATACTGCCCAGTCTGCCTACCCTGGTTATGGCCAGCAGGCTGCTCCCACTGCACCGCAGAG TTACAATgctagcagccagccagccgCTTACAACCAAAGTAGTTACTCCCAGCCAGCAGCATATGGCCAGCAACAGTCAGGCTACCAGGCCGCACAGGCAAGCTACGGTCAGCAGCAGGGGTACCAGCAGCAGTCCCAGCAGCAGTCCCAGGCTCCTCCTGCTTACCCTCCTCAGGCTTCTGGTTCCTATGGGCAGCCTCCAGCCAACCAGTACAGTCAACAGGGTGGACCTCCCAGTTACAACCAGTCCAACCATTACA ATAATTACAGACAGGATGGCCAGGGTGGAGGTTCTGGTTACTCTGGCTCTGAGTCTTCAAGGTATTCTGGGTCAGGGGAGAACCGAGGCAGGGACGGCTTTGATCGAGGTGGAATGATGCATCGGGGCCGTGGAGGCATGGGCCGTGGCATGGG CAGCGCTGGAGACAGAGGTGGCTTCAGTAAGCCTGGTG GACCTATGAACAGCGATGAGCGTGAAACTG GACGCCCTGAAGAGCAGGATGACTCTGAGAACAGCACAATCTACATCACAGGATTGACTGAGAAGGCTAACCTGGAGGAGATGGCTGAATTCTTTAAACATGTTGGCCCGATCAGG ATTAACCGCAGACTTGGCCAGCCTGCCATtaacatatacacagacaagGACTCAGGAAAGCCCAAGGGAGATGCCACCCTATCCTATGAGGAGCCAGTCTGTGCCAAAGCAGCTGTAGAGCATTTTGATG gAAAGGAGTTCCAAGGCCGAAGGCTTAAGGTGTCCATGGCACGCCGTAAGCCCATGATGGGTGGAATGAGGGGTGGCATGCCCATGCGAGATGGCATGATGGGCCGTGGAG GTATGATGGGCCGTGGAGGTGACCGTGGCGGGTTCATGCCACGTGGTGGTCCTCGTGGTATGGGCAGAGGTGGACCCACAGGGGGCAACATGCAGCAGAGAGCTGGGGACTGGGAGTGTCCTAACCC GGGTTGTGGTAACCAGAACTTTGCCTGGAGGATGGAGTGTAACCAATGCAAAGCCCCCAAGCCAGAAGGGTTGGGCGGTGGCCCTCCCTTCCCCCCTGGAGGTGACAGAGGCAGAGGGGGAATGGGAATGCGTGGAGGCAGAGGTATGGACCGTGGTGGGCCGGCAGGAGCCGGAGGCCCTGGTGGCCCTGGAGGTTTCCGTGGAGGTTGGGGAGGCGACCGTGGTGGATTCAGAGGACGTGGTGGAATGGACAGGGGAGGTTTCCGAGGGGCCGGGCGTGGAGGACCACCCATGGACCGAATGGGTGGCAGAGGTGGAAGAGGAATGGGCCCACCAGGTGGCAAGATGGATATGAG GGACCATCGCCAGGAGCGCAGGGAGCGACCCTACTGA
- the ewsr1b gene encoding RNA-binding protein EWS isoform X2, with protein sequence MASAPADYSSYSQTTAQQGYASYAAQPSQSYGQSAAQQSYGQQNYGSYAQPAAADGTYTQTTPAAAGYTQQQQQQQYGSSYTQPAAAGYPAAQSTTHAYSQSTQGYGASGYDSTPAAAAPAASQSYGSQPGYTAQSAYPGYGQQAAPTAPQSYNASSQPAAYNQSSYSQPAAYGQQQSGYQAAQASYGQQQGYQQQSQQQSQAPPAYPPQASGSYGQPPANQYSQQGGPPSYNQSNHYNNYRQDGQGGGSGYSGSESSRYSGSGENRGRDGFDRGGMMHRGRGGMGRGMGAGDRGGFSKPGGPMNSDERETGRPEEQDDSENSTIYITGLTEKANLEEMAEFFKHVGPIRINRRLGQPAINIYTDKDSGKPKGDATLSYEEPVCAKAAVEHFDGKEFQGRRLKVSMARRKPMMGGMRGGMPMRDGMMGRGGMMGRGGDRGGFMPRGGPRGMGRGGPTGGNMQQRAGDWECPNPGCGNQNFAWRMECNQCKAPKPEGLGGGPPFPPGGDRGRGGMGMRGGRGMDRGGPAGAGGPGGPGGFRGGWGGDRGGFRGRGGMDRGGFRGAGRGGPPMDRMGGRGGRGMGPPGGKMDMRDHRQERRERPY encoded by the exons ATGGCGTCAGCTCCGG CAGATTACAGCTCCTACAGTCAGACCACTGCTCAGCAGGG GTATGCATCTTATGCTGCCCAGCCCTCACAAAGCTATGGACAGTCTGCAGCACAG CAGAGCTATGGTCAACAGAATTATGGATCATACGCCcaacctgctgctgctgatggcaCTTACACCCAGACAACACCTGCCGCTGCAGGCTacactcagcagcagcagcaacaacagtatGGGTCCTCGTACACCCAGCCAGCAGCAG CTGGCTATCCTGCTGCCCAGTCGACCACTCATGCCTACTCCCAGTCAACCCAGGGTTATGGAGCCAGTGGTTATGACAGtactcctgctgctgctgctccagctgccTCCCAGTCTTACGGCTCTCAGCCAGGGTATACTGCCCAGTCTGCCTACCCTGGTTATGGCCAGCAGGCTGCTCCCACTGCACCGCAGAG TTACAATgctagcagccagccagccgCTTACAACCAAAGTAGTTACTCCCAGCCAGCAGCATATGGCCAGCAACAGTCAGGCTACCAGGCCGCACAGGCAAGCTACGGTCAGCAGCAGGGGTACCAGCAGCAGTCCCAGCAGCAGTCCCAGGCTCCTCCTGCTTACCCTCCTCAGGCTTCTGGTTCCTATGGGCAGCCTCCAGCCAACCAGTACAGTCAACAGGGTGGACCTCCCAGTTACAACCAGTCCAACCATTACA ATAATTACAGACAGGATGGCCAGGGTGGAGGTTCTGGTTACTCTGGCTCTGAGTCTTCAAGGTATTCTGGGTCAGGGGAGAACCGAGGCAGGGACGGCTTTGATCGAGGTGGAATGATGCATCGGGGCCGTGGAGGCATGGGCCGTGGCATGGG CGCTGGAGACAGAGGTGGCTTCAGTAAGCCTGGTG GACCTATGAACAGCGATGAGCGTGAAACTG GACGCCCTGAAGAGCAGGATGACTCTGAGAACAGCACAATCTACATCACAGGATTGACTGAGAAGGCTAACCTGGAGGAGATGGCTGAATTCTTTAAACATGTTGGCCCGATCAGG ATTAACCGCAGACTTGGCCAGCCTGCCATtaacatatacacagacaagGACTCAGGAAAGCCCAAGGGAGATGCCACCCTATCCTATGAGGAGCCAGTCTGTGCCAAAGCAGCTGTAGAGCATTTTGATG gAAAGGAGTTCCAAGGCCGAAGGCTTAAGGTGTCCATGGCACGCCGTAAGCCCATGATGGGTGGAATGAGGGGTGGCATGCCCATGCGAGATGGCATGATGGGCCGTGGAG GTATGATGGGCCGTGGAGGTGACCGTGGCGGGTTCATGCCACGTGGTGGTCCTCGTGGTATGGGCAGAGGTGGACCCACAGGGGGCAACATGCAGCAGAGAGCTGGGGACTGGGAGTGTCCTAACCC GGGTTGTGGTAACCAGAACTTTGCCTGGAGGATGGAGTGTAACCAATGCAAAGCCCCCAAGCCAGAAGGGTTGGGCGGTGGCCCTCCCTTCCCCCCTGGAGGTGACAGAGGCAGAGGGGGAATGGGAATGCGTGGAGGCAGAGGTATGGACCGTGGTGGGCCGGCAGGAGCCGGAGGCCCTGGTGGCCCTGGAGGTTTCCGTGGAGGTTGGGGAGGCGACCGTGGTGGATTCAGAGGACGTGGTGGAATGGACAGGGGAGGTTTCCGAGGGGCCGGGCGTGGAGGACCACCCATGGACCGAATGGGTGGCAGAGGTGGAAGAGGAATGGGCCCACCAGGTGGCAAGATGGATATGAG GGACCATCGCCAGGAGCGCAGGGAGCGACCCTACTGA
- the ewsr1b gene encoding RNA-binding protein EWS isoform X3, with protein sequence MASAPDYSSYSQTTAQQGYASYAAQPSQSYGQSAAQQSYGQQNYGSYAQPAAADGTYTQTTPAAAGYTQQQQQQQYGSSYTQPAAAGYPAAQSTTHAYSQSTQGYGASGYDSTPAAAAPAASQSYGSQPGYTAQSAYPGYGQQAAPTAPQSYNASSQPAAYNQSSYSQPAAYGQQQSGYQAAQASYGQQQGYQQQSQQQSQAPPAYPPQASGSYGQPPANQYSQQGGPPSYNQSNHYNNYRQDGQGGGSGYSGSESSRYSGSGENRGRDGFDRGGMMHRGRGGMGRGMGSAGDRGGFSKPGGPMNSDERETGRPEEQDDSENSTIYITGLTEKANLEEMAEFFKHVGPIRINRRLGQPAINIYTDKDSGKPKGDATLSYEEPVCAKAAVEHFDGKEFQGRRLKVSMARRKPMMGGMRGGMPMRDGMMGRGGMMGRGGDRGGFMPRGGPRGMGRGGPTGGNMQQRAGDWECPNPGCGNQNFAWRMECNQCKAPKPEGLGGGPPFPPGGDRGRGGMGMRGGRGMDRGGPAGAGGPGGPGGFRGGWGGDRGGFRGRGGMDRGGFRGAGRGGPPMDRMGGRGGRGMGPPGGKMDMRDHRQERRERPY encoded by the exons ATGGCGTCAGCTCCGG ATTACAGCTCCTACAGTCAGACCACTGCTCAGCAGGG GTATGCATCTTATGCTGCCCAGCCCTCACAAAGCTATGGACAGTCTGCAGCACAG CAGAGCTATGGTCAACAGAATTATGGATCATACGCCcaacctgctgctgctgatggcaCTTACACCCAGACAACACCTGCCGCTGCAGGCTacactcagcagcagcagcaacaacagtatGGGTCCTCGTACACCCAGCCAGCAGCAG CTGGCTATCCTGCTGCCCAGTCGACCACTCATGCCTACTCCCAGTCAACCCAGGGTTATGGAGCCAGTGGTTATGACAGtactcctgctgctgctgctccagctgccTCCCAGTCTTACGGCTCTCAGCCAGGGTATACTGCCCAGTCTGCCTACCCTGGTTATGGCCAGCAGGCTGCTCCCACTGCACCGCAGAG TTACAATgctagcagccagccagccgCTTACAACCAAAGTAGTTACTCCCAGCCAGCAGCATATGGCCAGCAACAGTCAGGCTACCAGGCCGCACAGGCAAGCTACGGTCAGCAGCAGGGGTACCAGCAGCAGTCCCAGCAGCAGTCCCAGGCTCCTCCTGCTTACCCTCCTCAGGCTTCTGGTTCCTATGGGCAGCCTCCAGCCAACCAGTACAGTCAACAGGGTGGACCTCCCAGTTACAACCAGTCCAACCATTACA ATAATTACAGACAGGATGGCCAGGGTGGAGGTTCTGGTTACTCTGGCTCTGAGTCTTCAAGGTATTCTGGGTCAGGGGAGAACCGAGGCAGGGACGGCTTTGATCGAGGTGGAATGATGCATCGGGGCCGTGGAGGCATGGGCCGTGGCATGGG CAGCGCTGGAGACAGAGGTGGCTTCAGTAAGCCTGGTG GACCTATGAACAGCGATGAGCGTGAAACTG GACGCCCTGAAGAGCAGGATGACTCTGAGAACAGCACAATCTACATCACAGGATTGACTGAGAAGGCTAACCTGGAGGAGATGGCTGAATTCTTTAAACATGTTGGCCCGATCAGG ATTAACCGCAGACTTGGCCAGCCTGCCATtaacatatacacagacaagGACTCAGGAAAGCCCAAGGGAGATGCCACCCTATCCTATGAGGAGCCAGTCTGTGCCAAAGCAGCTGTAGAGCATTTTGATG gAAAGGAGTTCCAAGGCCGAAGGCTTAAGGTGTCCATGGCACGCCGTAAGCCCATGATGGGTGGAATGAGGGGTGGCATGCCCATGCGAGATGGCATGATGGGCCGTGGAG GTATGATGGGCCGTGGAGGTGACCGTGGCGGGTTCATGCCACGTGGTGGTCCTCGTGGTATGGGCAGAGGTGGACCCACAGGGGGCAACATGCAGCAGAGAGCTGGGGACTGGGAGTGTCCTAACCC GGGTTGTGGTAACCAGAACTTTGCCTGGAGGATGGAGTGTAACCAATGCAAAGCCCCCAAGCCAGAAGGGTTGGGCGGTGGCCCTCCCTTCCCCCCTGGAGGTGACAGAGGCAGAGGGGGAATGGGAATGCGTGGAGGCAGAGGTATGGACCGTGGTGGGCCGGCAGGAGCCGGAGGCCCTGGTGGCCCTGGAGGTTTCCGTGGAGGTTGGGGAGGCGACCGTGGTGGATTCAGAGGACGTGGTGGAATGGACAGGGGAGGTTTCCGAGGGGCCGGGCGTGGAGGACCACCCATGGACCGAATGGGTGGCAGAGGTGGAAGAGGAATGGGCCCACCAGGTGGCAAGATGGATATGAG GGACCATCGCCAGGAGCGCAGGGAGCGACCCTACTGA
- the ewsr1b gene encoding RNA-binding protein EWS isoform X5: protein MASAPDYSSYSQTTAQQGYASYAAQPSQSYGQSAAQSYGQQNYGSYAQPAAADGTYTQTTPAAAGYTQQQQQQQYGSSYTQPAAAGYPAAQSTTHAYSQSTQGYGASGYDSTPAAAAPAASQSYGSQPGYTAQSAYPGYGQQAAPTAPQSYNASSQPAAYNQSSYSQPAAYGQQQSGYQAAQASYGQQQGYQQQSQQQSQAPPAYPPQASGSYGQPPANQYSQQGGPPSYNQSNHYNNYRQDGQGGGSGYSGSESSRYSGSGENRGRDGFDRGGMMHRGRGGMGRGMGSAGDRGGFSKPGGPMNSDERETGRPEEQDDSENSTIYITGLTEKANLEEMAEFFKHVGPIRINRRLGQPAINIYTDKDSGKPKGDATLSYEEPVCAKAAVEHFDGKEFQGRRLKVSMARRKPMMGGMRGGMPMRDGMMGRGGMMGRGGDRGGFMPRGGPRGMGRGGPTGGNMQQRAGDWECPNPGCGNQNFAWRMECNQCKAPKPEGLGGGPPFPPGGDRGRGGMGMRGGRGMDRGGPAGAGGPGGPGGFRGGWGGDRGGFRGRGGMDRGGFRGAGRGGPPMDRMGGRGGRGMGPPGGKMDMRDHRQERRERPY, encoded by the exons ATGGCGTCAGCTCCGG ATTACAGCTCCTACAGTCAGACCACTGCTCAGCAGGG GTATGCATCTTATGCTGCCCAGCCCTCACAAAGCTATGGACAGTCTGCAGCACAG AGCTATGGTCAACAGAATTATGGATCATACGCCcaacctgctgctgctgatggcaCTTACACCCAGACAACACCTGCCGCTGCAGGCTacactcagcagcagcagcaacaacagtatGGGTCCTCGTACACCCAGCCAGCAGCAG CTGGCTATCCTGCTGCCCAGTCGACCACTCATGCCTACTCCCAGTCAACCCAGGGTTATGGAGCCAGTGGTTATGACAGtactcctgctgctgctgctccagctgccTCCCAGTCTTACGGCTCTCAGCCAGGGTATACTGCCCAGTCTGCCTACCCTGGTTATGGCCAGCAGGCTGCTCCCACTGCACCGCAGAG TTACAATgctagcagccagccagccgCTTACAACCAAAGTAGTTACTCCCAGCCAGCAGCATATGGCCAGCAACAGTCAGGCTACCAGGCCGCACAGGCAAGCTACGGTCAGCAGCAGGGGTACCAGCAGCAGTCCCAGCAGCAGTCCCAGGCTCCTCCTGCTTACCCTCCTCAGGCTTCTGGTTCCTATGGGCAGCCTCCAGCCAACCAGTACAGTCAACAGGGTGGACCTCCCAGTTACAACCAGTCCAACCATTACA ATAATTACAGACAGGATGGCCAGGGTGGAGGTTCTGGTTACTCTGGCTCTGAGTCTTCAAGGTATTCTGGGTCAGGGGAGAACCGAGGCAGGGACGGCTTTGATCGAGGTGGAATGATGCATCGGGGCCGTGGAGGCATGGGCCGTGGCATGGG CAGCGCTGGAGACAGAGGTGGCTTCAGTAAGCCTGGTG GACCTATGAACAGCGATGAGCGTGAAACTG GACGCCCTGAAGAGCAGGATGACTCTGAGAACAGCACAATCTACATCACAGGATTGACTGAGAAGGCTAACCTGGAGGAGATGGCTGAATTCTTTAAACATGTTGGCCCGATCAGG ATTAACCGCAGACTTGGCCAGCCTGCCATtaacatatacacagacaagGACTCAGGAAAGCCCAAGGGAGATGCCACCCTATCCTATGAGGAGCCAGTCTGTGCCAAAGCAGCTGTAGAGCATTTTGATG gAAAGGAGTTCCAAGGCCGAAGGCTTAAGGTGTCCATGGCACGCCGTAAGCCCATGATGGGTGGAATGAGGGGTGGCATGCCCATGCGAGATGGCATGATGGGCCGTGGAG GTATGATGGGCCGTGGAGGTGACCGTGGCGGGTTCATGCCACGTGGTGGTCCTCGTGGTATGGGCAGAGGTGGACCCACAGGGGGCAACATGCAGCAGAGAGCTGGGGACTGGGAGTGTCCTAACCC GGGTTGTGGTAACCAGAACTTTGCCTGGAGGATGGAGTGTAACCAATGCAAAGCCCCCAAGCCAGAAGGGTTGGGCGGTGGCCCTCCCTTCCCCCCTGGAGGTGACAGAGGCAGAGGGGGAATGGGAATGCGTGGAGGCAGAGGTATGGACCGTGGTGGGCCGGCAGGAGCCGGAGGCCCTGGTGGCCCTGGAGGTTTCCGTGGAGGTTGGGGAGGCGACCGTGGTGGATTCAGAGGACGTGGTGGAATGGACAGGGGAGGTTTCCGAGGGGCCGGGCGTGGAGGACCACCCATGGACCGAATGGGTGGCAGAGGTGGAAGAGGAATGGGCCCACCAGGTGGCAAGATGGATATGAG GGACCATCGCCAGGAGCGCAGGGAGCGACCCTACTGA
- the rhbdd3 gene encoding rhomboid domain-containing protein 3 codes for MLHRISSVWFWFGSDRPGFCLGTSFLITLILLMYAVGVQASLSLGPGGDFPRVRDVFLYAFSHDELPSLLVSVAFLLLVGPCQERRWGTVAFLALSILTMTILPLLYTLVLFVGGGEASRICGYSAIQLALFAAHCRQVAQRRLLRCLPVWFLPWLLLLMGLLLLPGTPALLNFCTIFIGHNYHQPFIGMLQELEEVRVLDFIPDWLYVRTSARFRLPTYTTSQRSRSLSQMMPGDQAAAPPMRDPSVLNPHPWVDPAPAWIMKEFAALSEAEGLEEQMLRAGILASLQDAPDNPDAKVEVPKSSVSSLRLQQLEKMGFPTEKAVLALAASKQLDGAISLLIDDGVGEQAVVVSKGKSPLLPEST; via the exons ATGCTCCATCGTATATCGTCAGTATGGTTTTGGTTTGGGTCAGATCGCCCTGGATTCTGTCTGGGGACATCTTTTTTGATAACACTCATACTGCTGATGTATGCTGTTGGTGTCCAGGCAAGTCTCAGCTTAGGTCCAGGTGGAGACTTCCCAAGGGTCAGAG ATGTGTTCCTGTATGCTTTCAGTCATGATGAGCTGCCCTCTCTGCTGGTTAGTGTTGCTTTTCTGCTGTTGGTTGGGCCGTGTCAGGAGCGTCGCTGGGGAACTGTCGCCTTCCTCGCCCTCTCCATCCTGACAATGACCATATTACCTCTTCTTTACACCCTGGTCCTCTTTGTCGGTGGGGGTGAGGCGAGTCGGATCTGTGGTTACTCTGCAATCCAACTTGCTCTGTTTGCAGCGCATTGTCGTCAAGTGGCACAGAGGAGGCTGCTGAGGTGTTTGCCAGTCTGGTTTCTCCCCTGGCTTCTTCTGCTGATgggtctgctgctgctgcccgggACACCTGCCCTGCTTAACTTCTGCACAATATTCATCGGACACAACT ATCACCAGCCCTTCATTGGGATGTTACAGGAGCTGGAGGAGGTCAGGGTCTTGGACTTCATTCCTGATTGGCTGTATGTTCGCACTTCAGCCAGGTTCAGATTGCCCACCTACACTACCTCACAGAG ATCTAGATCACTTTCTCAGATGATGCCTGGAGATCAGGCAGCTGCTCCCCCTATGAGGGATCCATCTGTTTTGAACCCCCACCCATGGGTGGATCCAGCGCCTGCCTGGATAATGAAAGAGTTTGCTGCACTGTCAGAGGCCGAGGGGTTGGAGGAACAAATGCTAAGGGCAGGAATACTGGCATCATTACAGGATGCTCCTGACAACCCTGATGCGAAAGTGGAGGTGCCCAAATCATCAGTTTCCTCTCTGCG ACTCCAGCAGCTGGAGAAGATGGGCTTCCCCACAGAGAAAGCTGTACTGGCGTTAGCAGCCTCAAAACAGTTAGATGGCGCCATTTCTCTGCTCATTGATGACGGCGTCGGAGAACAGGCGGTGGTGGTATCAAAAGGGAAGAGCCCTCTGCTGCCGGAGAGTACGTAG